From the Porphyrobacter sp. CACIAM 03H1 genome, the window CGCTGGTGAAGGGGCTCTATGCCGACCGCGGCAAGATCGCCTTCGGGGTGGCGGTGATCTTCGGGATGCTGGTGGTGCTTTCGGGCGTGCTGTCGCGCGGGATCGTCCGGCCGGTCGAGGCGCTCGCCCGGGCGAGCCGTGCGCTGGCATCGGGCCGTCAGGAGGACATTCCCGACCCGCCGCCGACCGCTGCCGCCGAGATCCAGGATCTCTATGCCGATTTCGCGCGCATGGCCGAGGCGATCGAGCGGCGCTCGCGCTATCTCAGAGATTTCGCCCATGCGGTGAGCCACGAGTTCAAGACCCCGCTGTCGGGCATCAGGGGCACGCTGGAGATCCTCGGCGATCACGGGGCGAGCATGGCGCCCGAGGAGCGCCGGCGCTTCCTCGCCAATGCCGATGCCGATGCGGCGCGCCTGTCGATGCTGACGGCGCGGCTGCTGGAACTGGCGCGCGCCGATCTTGCCGGGGCGGACCCGGCGGCGCGGGCCGATCTCGCCGCGGTGCTGCGCCGCCGCGCCGATGCCTGCGCGCCGGACTTTTCCGTGGTGGCCGATCTGCCCGAGGACTGCCCGCCGCTGGCGCTGCCCGAGGCCTCGCTCGACGCCATCGCCGGGGCGCTGATAGACAATGCGCGGGCCGCAGGGGCGGGGCGGATCACCTTTACGGCGCGGGCCGAGGCGAGGGCAGGGCTGCTGCGGATCGCCGCCGAGGACAACGGCCCGGGCATCGCCGCGGCCGACCGGGCTCGGATCTTCGAGCCGTTCTTCACCACCCGCCGCGCGAGCGGGGGGAGCGGGCTGGGCCTGCCGATCGTCCTGTCGCTGGTCGCGGCGGCAGGCGGCGCGTTGCGGCTCGACGAGGCGGGCGGGGCGGGGGAGACAGGCGCGCGCTTCGTGCTTGAACTCCCGATCGCGGGAAGGGGCGATGCGGAC encodes:
- a CDS encoding sensor histidine kinase, encoding MIRVAKDWIKARWPRLPLRTILFATLFTVAALPGFAAMFLRVYENTLVRQTEAELVAQGAALAAAAAAGWPGAEAGSLPDPRDVHPELPTIDLSSTPIFEERRRPWPISMPPDPAAVVAARALAPVAARTQQVTLSSIVMLDRQGLIAVESRVAGQGRSLAMLPEVRAALSGTPRTVLRRNAAYRAGFDLEWLSRAAGLRVHHARPIVVEGRVVGVLLLARPARALVKGLYADRGKIAFGVAVIFGMLVVLSGVLSRGIVRPVEALARASRALASGRQEDIPDPPPTAAAEIQDLYADFARMAEAIERRSRYLRDFAHAVSHEFKTPLSGIRGTLEILGDHGASMAPEERRRFLANADADAARLSMLTARLLELARADLAGADPAARADLAAVLRRRADACAPDFSVVADLPEDCPPLALPEASLDAIAGALIDNARAAGAGRITFTARAEARAGLLRIAAEDNGPGIAAADRARIFEPFFTTRRASGGSGLGLPIVLSLVAAAGGALRLDEAGGAGETGARFVLELPIAGRGDADRV